From one Rhodamnia argentea isolate NSW1041297 chromosome 1, ASM2092103v1, whole genome shotgun sequence genomic stretch:
- the LOC125312752 gene encoding putative disease resistance protein RGA3: MAQPPGQALAQEAQRRDVRRAGLARRCSNRRSQAKGHFRKHDSERGTSFLLQIKSACTVANKIRKLRKKLDQIKNDKDFHLEPHLSEATVAVGRRRTTHSFVRDEEIIGREEDQKEIIARLLDCSSGKSVSFVSIVGIGGLGKTALAQLVYNDDRVKGYFELKMWVCVSNLFDEDLIIKGILKSAQDEYQGDPEMSNLQDIENKSKDQLQRLLRRVIDGKKYLLVLDDLWNEDRHRWLELQRLLMGGSWGSKILVTTRNQSVVQATDAKSAIHVLRGLSGEKSWELFKMMAFGDGEESLDHKMKEVGLDIVKKCAGVPLAIRTIGSLLYGKKETERLYFKVREFSKIDKLNDGIMEVLKLSYDHLPSCLKHCFAYCSLFPKDYVFDKQTMIQLWMAQGFIESLDGNEGLEDIGDSYVSDLLCRSFLEVVELDHDTSEVKMFKMHDLMHDLALKVAGDECKLISLNEGDIGGGIRHASFASNSSSLKELTSLFEATNLRTYLSLKSTRPSMQNLSQNEYHGIFYKFMHCRTLALGYADFCIPPSLGSRLKHLRFLDVSENQSIQSLPDSVTDLVNLQTLKLSGCRKLTILPTDLRKLVNLRHLLIDGCDSLSHMPPGLNHLSSLQTLSQFIVQKTNHKVDGGVGRVDELGMLDKLAGSITLAKLEFLQPAPNKGYLREKRRLRSLELKWSADQQEDNSESNELIVWENLRPHPNLAHLTMFASMGRSPPSWLSSIRNLVELKLYTCRKWTYLPSLSELPLLRKLNLVGLAALEFVQEMSETGKTAPLFFPSLERLFLLNCRNVKGWYGRRQLVGADQGHHRYDSQSSFPRLASMQISSCPNLNSMPLFPWIESLRLDGGSAKLLEQEVKAAPNCPSEAVLVSTFMPLSKLKKLDFHGAVDLKHPMLRTLLRCLSNLESMCLDRCHKLRSLSRGMRYLSSLQHLTVWDCKELDLSKHDDMHGTQW; the protein is encoded by the coding sequence ATGGCACAACCTCCAGGTCAAGCACTGGCTCAAGAGGCTCAAAGACGTGATGTACGACGCGCAGGACTTGCTCGACGATGTAGCAACCGAAGATCTCAAGCGAAAGGTCACTTCCGGAAACACGATTCCGAAAGAGGTACGAGTTTTCTTCTCCAAATCAAATCAGCTTGCACAGTGGCTAATAAGATTCGAAAACTTAGGAAGAAACTGGATCAGATTAAAAATGATAAGGACTTCCATTTAGAGCCTCATCTGAGTGAGGCAACTGTTGCTGttgggaggaggaggacaacTCACTCTTTTGTCCGTGACGAAGAAATAATTGGTAGAGAAGAGGATCAGAAAGAGATCATCGCACGCTTGTTAGACTGCTCCTCCGGAAAGAGTGTTTCGTTTGTTTCCATCGTCGGTATAGGAGGACTCGGAAAAACCGCGCTTGCTCAGCTAGTATACAATGATGACAGGGTGAAAGGCTATTTCGAACTGAAGATGTGGGTGTGTGTATCTAACCTCTTTGATGAGGATTTGATCATCAAAGGAATACTGAAATCTGCCCAAGATGAGTATCAAGGGGATCCTGAGATGAGTAATCTGCAAGACATTGAGAACAAGTCTAAGGACCAGTTGCAGAGGCTACTTCGCAGGGTAATAGACGggaagaaatacttgcttgttttGGATGACCTGTGGAATGAAGATCGCCATAGATGGTTGGAGCTCCAACGTTTGCTTATGGGTGGTTCATGGGGGAGCAAGATACTCGTGACCACACGCAATCAGTCGGTCGTGCAGGCTACAGATGCAAAATCAGCTATCCATGTTCTACGTGGGTTATCTGGAGAGAAGTCGTGGGAGTTGTTCAAGATGATGGCTTTTGGAGATGGGGAAGAATCATTAGACCACAAAATGAAGGAGGTAGGCCTAGATATTGTTAAAAAATGTGCTGGTGTTCCCCTTGCCATCAGAACTATAGGCAGCCTTTTATATGGCAAAAAGGAAACTGAGCGGCTTTATTTCAAAGTGCGTGAGTTTTCCAAAATAGATAAATTGAATGATGGAATCATGGAAGTTCTCAAGCTCAGCTACGATCATCTTCCGTCGTGTTTGAAGCATTGTTTTGCTTACTGTTCGTTGTTCCCAAAAGATTATGTCTTTGATAAACAGACAATGATTCAGCTTTGGATGGCACAAGGCTTTATTGAGTCATTGGACGGGAATGAGGGACTAGAAGATATCGGGGATAGTTATGTCTCGGACCTACTGTGCCGGTCATTCCTTGAAGTTGTAGAGCTCGATCATGACACGAGTGAGGTGAAAATGTTCAAGATGCATGATCTCATGCACGATCTTGCCTTGAAAGTCGCAGGAGATGAGTGCAAGCTAATTAGCCTCAATGAAGGCGACATTGGCGGAGGAATTCGGCATGCATCATTTGCTTCAAATTCGTCCTCGCTAAAGGAATTGACATCTCTATTTGAAGCGACCAATCTACGAACGTATCTCTCTTTGAAGAGCACACGACCATCTATGCAGAACTTGTCTCAGAATGAATATCATGGAATTTTCTACAAGTTTATGCATTGTCGAACGTTGGCATTGGGCTATGCAGATTTTTGTATCCCCCCTTCCTTGGGGAGTCGGTTGAAACACTTGAGATTTCTTGATGTTTCTGAAAACCAATCCATCCAGAGCTTGCCGGATTCAGTAACAGATTTAGTGAACTTGCAAACCCTTAAACTCTCCGGATGTAGGAAGCTTACCATACTACCGACAGACTTGAGAAAATTGGTCAACCTTAGGCACCTCTTAATTGATGGGTGTGACTCACTGAGCCACATGCCACCCGGGTTGAACCACTTGTCTTCGCTGCAGACTTTATCCCAATTCATCGTGCAAAAGACGAACCATAAAGTAGATGGTGGCGTGGGGAGAGTAGATGAACTGGGTATGTTAGACAAATTAGCAGGGTCCATTACTCTTGCAAAGTTGGAGTTCCTTCAACCGGCGCCGAACAAAGGTTACTTGAGGGAAAAGCGACGTCTCCGTTCGTTGGAGTTGAAGTGGTCGGCGGACCAGCAAGAAGACAACAGCGAGAGCAATGAATTGATCGTGTGGGAAAACCTCAGACCACACCCAAATCTGGCCCATTTGACCATGTTCGCTTCTATGGGCAGGAGTCCGCCAAGCTGGCTTTCCTCCATTAGAAACCTGGTTGAGCTCAAACTCTATACATGTCGAAAATGGACGTACTTGCCATCCCTGAGTGAACTCCCTTTGCTAAGGAAGTTGAATCTCGTGGGCTTGGCTGCTTTGGAGTTCGTTCAAGAGATGAGCGAAACAGGTAAAACTGCACCCCTCTTCTTCCCATCCCTCGAGAGACTATTCCTCCTCAACTGTCGCAATGTGAAAGGATGGTATGGAAGAAGGCAACTGGTTGGAGCAGATCAGGGGCATCACCGGTACGATTCACAGTCTTCATTCCCAAGGCTAGCGTCCATGCAAATATCGAGCTGTCCCAACCTGAATTCCATGCCATTGTTCCCCTGGATAGAAAGCTTGAGATTAGATGGAGGTAGCGCAAAGTTGTTGGAACAAGAAGTGAAGGCCGCTCCAAACTGTCCATCAGAAGCCGTGCTAGTATCCACATTCATGCCTCTTTCTAAATTGAAGAAACTAGATTTTCATGGTGCGGTGGATCTGAAGCACCCAATGCTCAGGACTCTACTTCGATGTCTCAGTAATCTAGAGTCCATGTGCCTTGACCGTTGCCACAAACTAAGGAGCCTCTCTCGTGGCATGCGGTACCTCTCCTCACTCCAGCACCTCACCGTTTGGGATTGCAAAGAGCTCGATTTGTCGAAGCACGACGACATGCATGGCACCCAGTGGTGA
- the LOC115726855 gene encoding putative disease resistance protein RGA4 — MAEAVLFSLATNILNSLAAEVAKPGGSFASQKIQLLCSAKDELQSLERTIQSIQAVLLDAEKQQWHNHQVKLWLKRLKDVLYDVQDLFDDVATENLRRKVASGNKTWKEVRLFFSKSNQLAHRLKVANKIQELRKTLDGIEKDKMFHLERHLIEETMAIGRGKKPEFSAPDEQIIGREEDKENVKRLLFDPSSSETVSFVSIVGKGGLGKTALARLVFHDREVEKHFDLKMWVCVSDVFDVKFIIKEILRSAKVECQGQDHENKPIEELQSLLRETLARKKYLLVLDDMWNEVRLKWLELGDWLKGGVRGSKILITTRSHKVAKVTDEKSAIYDLQGLPRDESWDLFREAAFGDRRASVDQRLEEMGKDIVRKCAGVPLAIRTVGSLLYGKKEDGWLRFKVKELPEIQEIDALDNGIMQVLKFSYDHLPSYLKDCFAYCSLFPKDCIYNKETMIQLWMAQGFIKSLNGEDNLEEIADNYLSDLLYRSFFDAETVRDDGEVLTFKMHDLMHDLARKVAGGECKIVDFKKEETYGGIRHALLLSWIFSEEKMMSLLETSILRTFFILYCRELKTRSSELDKVFSGLRHCRVLGLRQADIPLPPSSFGKLTHLRFLDVSQNYSIQSLPDSITDLVNLQTLKLSYCSKLTTLPRDLKKLVNLRHLLIDGCRSLSHMPCGLSHLSSLQTLSQFIVQKMDLKVPGGVGSLDELGGLNRLGGSIRLEHLKFLQPAPEKFHLREKQRLRSLVLNWSWEQQEDDESERDESILWDNLWPHPNLTNLSMDSCMSRSPPSWLSTIKNVVELELGCCGKWKYLPPLGELSSLRRLTLRQLDALEFVQEISDQEQFNSERPFFPSLEELKLMGCEKLKSWWGRRQQVGADQDHWQYDSHSAFPKLSVVRISSCYHLNSLPLFPRIKTLTFASAVCVKLLEQQVKAVPNYLSEAALSTSTPLSKLEHLEFFYVMDLEDSMFEILLPLLRNLEYMSLECCHNLRSLSHGMQYLSSLSSLQIRDCEELDLSSHDDEHGTQWRSLEKLCDLTITRLPKLVALPEGIQHVLTLQSLNITFCENLTSLPEWIGNFSSLQKLDVSYCSCLTCLPDGMRRLTSFKKLRIVGCPAMQEWCQRESRADWETIADFSFPVSYVDVPWRTG; from the coding sequence ATGGCCGAAGCAGTTCTCTTCAGCCTTGCCACCAACATACTGAATAGCCTCGCCGCTGAAGTGGCGAAACCCGGAGGCTCCTTTGCTTCTCAGAAGATCCAGTTGCTCTGCAGTGCCAAGGACGAGCTCCAAAGCCTTGAGAGGACTATCCAGTCCATCCAAGCTGTGCTTTTGGATGCCGAGAAGCAGCAATGGCACAACCACCAGGTCAAGCTCTGGCTCAAGAGGCTCAAGGACGTGCTGTACGACGTGCAGGACTTGTTCGATGATGTCGCAACTGAAAATCTGAGGCGAAAGGTCGCTTCTGGCAACAAGACCTGGAAAGAGGTACGCCTTTTCTTCTCCAAATCGAATCAGCTTGCACACCGGCTCAAAGTGGCTAATAAGATTCAGGAACTTAGGAAGACACTGGATGGGATTGAAAAGGATAAGATGTTCCACTTAGAGAGGCATCTGATTGAGGAAACAATGGCCATTGGGCGAGGAAAGAAACCTGAATTTTCCGCACCCGATGAGCAAATAATTGGTAGGGAGGAGGACAAAGAAAACGTCAAACGACTTTTGTTCGATCCCTCCTCTAGCGAAACTGTGTCATTTGTTTCCATCGTTGGTAAAGGAGGTCTTGGAAAGACCGCACTCGCACGGCTAGTATTCCACGATAGGGAGGTAGAAAAACATTTCGATCTTAAGATGTGGGTGTGCGTATCTGATGTCTTCGATGTGAAATTCattatcaaagaaattcttAGATCAGCAAAAGTTGAGTGTCAGGGACAAGATCATGAGAATAAGCCTATAGAAGAATTGCAGTCTCTTCTTCGTGAGACACTAGCAAggaagaaatacttgcttgttttGGACGACATGTGGAATGAAGTTCGGCTTAAATGGTTGGAGCTTGGAGATTGGCTAAAGGGTGGCGTGCGGGGAAGCAAGATACTCATAACCACTCGCAGCCACAAGGTTGCAAAGGTCACGGATGAGAAATCGGCTATCTATGATCTGCAAGGCCTACCTAGAGACGAGTCCTGGGATCTATTCAGGGAAGCGGCGTTCGGGGATAGGCGAGCATCGGTGGATCAGAGATTGGAGGAGATGGGAAAAGATATAGTCAGGAAATGCGCTGGGGTTCCTCTTGCCATCAGAACTGTAGGAAGCCTTTTGTACGGCAAAAAGGAAGATGGGTGGCTCCGTTTCAAAGTGAAGGAACTTCCAGAAATACAAGAAATTGATGCGCTTGATAATGGCATCATGCAAGTCCTCAAGTTCAGTTACGATCATCTCCCATCGTACTTGAAAGATTGTTTTGCATATTGCTCATTGTTTCCGAAAGATTGTATCTACAATAAGGAGACGATGATACAACTTTGGATGGCGCAAGGCTTTATTAAGTCACTCAATGGGGAGGATAACCTTGAAGAGATCGCTGATAATTACTTGTCAGACCTACTATATAGGTCATTTTTTGATGCCGAAACCGTAAGGGATGATGGTGAGGTCCTAACTTTCAAGATGCATGATCTCATGCATGATCTAGCTCGGAAAGTTGCTGGAGGTGAATGCAAGATTgttgattttaaaaaagaagaaacttatgGAGGAATTCGACATGCCTTACTTCTATCATGGATTTTCTCTGAAGAGAAAATGATGTCCTTGCTCGAAACATCCATATTGCGGACGTTTTTCATTTTGTATTGTCGTGAACTCAAAACAAGATCCTCTGAACTTGACAAAGTTTTCTCGGGGTTAAGGCATTGTCGGGTCTTGGGTTTGCGCCAAGCAGACattcctctccctccctcctcctttgGAAAGTTGACGCACTTGAGGTTTCTTGATGTTTCTCAAAACTATTCTATCCAGAGTCTGCCGGATTCCATCACGGATTTGGTAAACTTGCAGACCCTTAAACTCTCTTATTGCAGCAAGCTCACAACACTTCCTAGAGATTTGAAGAAACTGGTCAACCTTAGACACCTCTTAATTGATGGGTGTCGCTCATTGAGTCACATGCCATGCGGGTTGAGCCACTTGTCCTCGCTGCAGACTTTATCCCAATTCATCGTCCAAAAGATGGACCTCAAGGTACCTGGTGGTGTGGGAAGCTTAGATGAACTGGGTGGCTTAAACAGATTGGGGGGATCCATTCGTCTTGAACACTTAAAGTTCCTTCAACCGGCACCGGAGAAATTTCACTTGAGGGAAAAGCAACGTCTCCGTTCCTTGGTGTTGAATTGGTCGTGGGAGCAGCAAGAAGACGACGAAAGTGAGAGGGATGAATCCATCTTGTGGGACAACCTCTGGCCGCACCCAAATCTGACCAATTTGAGCATGGACTCATGTATGAGCAGGAGTCCGCCAAGCTGGCTTTCTACCATCAAGAATGTTGTTGAGCTGGAACTCGGTTGCTGTGGAAAATGGAAGTACCTACCACCCCTGGGCGAACTCTCTTCCCTAAGGAGGTTGACTCTCAGACAATTGGATGCCTTGGAGTTCGTTCAAGAGATAAGTGACCAGGAGCAATTTAATTCTGAGCGCCCCTTCTTCCCATCTCTGGAGGAACTGAAGCTCATGGGCTGTGAGAAACTGAAAAGCTGGTGGGGAAGAAGGCAACAAGTGGGAGCAGATCAAGATCATTGGCAGTACGATTCGCATTCAGCATTCCCAAAACTTTCGGTCGTGCGAATATCGTCTTGTTACCACCTGAATTCCCTGCCGCTGTTCCCTCGGATAAAGACCTTGACTTTTGCTTCTGCAGTTTGCGTGAAGTTGTTGGAACAACAAGTGAAGGCCGTTCCAAATTATCTATCAGAAGCAGCACTATCAACATCCACCCCCCTCTCTAAATTAGAGCATCTAGAGTTTTTTTATGTGATGGATCTGGAGGACTCGATGTTCGAGATTCTACTTCCACTCCTCAGAAATCTCGAGTACATGAGCCTCGAGTGTTGCCACAACCTAAGGAGTCTCTCTCATGGTATGCAGTACTTGTCCTCGCTCTCGAGCCTCCAAATTCGAGACTGCGAAGAACTCGATTTGTCGAGCCACGATGATGAGCATGGCACCCAATGGCGTTCCCTCGAGAAACTCTGTGATCTTACAATCACAAGACTTCCGAAGCTAGTGGCATTACCCGAAGGGATTCAACATGTCCTCACGTTGCAATCTCTTAACATTACATTCTGTGAGAATCTGACAAGCTTGCCGGAATGGATTGGCAATTTCTCTTCGCTCCAAAAACTTGATGTTAGTTACTGCTCATGTTTAACGTGTTTGCCTGATGGGATGCGTCGCCTCACCTCCTTTAAGAAATTGAGAATCGTTGGGTGTCCGGCTATGCAAGAGTGGTGCCAAAGAGAAAGCAGAGCAGATTGGGAAACGATTGCTGACTTTTCATTCCCCGTATCATATGTAGATGTTCCGTGGAGGACTGGATGA
- the LOC125314608 gene encoding putative disease resistance protein RGA3, with protein sequence MAEAVLFSLATNILNSLAAEAVKPGGSFASQKIQLLCGAENELQSLKDTIEVIQAVLSDAEKQQLHNQQVKLWLKRLKDVLYDVQDLLDDVATEDLRRKVASGNKMSKAVRVFFSKSNQLAYRLKVGNKIQELRKKLDRIKTDKEFLNLEQRRNEETRAIVRRRRTPAIEREEDIIGREEDKKAIIAHLLDSSSRESVSVVSIVGIGGMGKTALADLVYKDEKVKDCFELKIWVCHGDPKIFDVDLIVKEMLKYVKDEGQGDPEMRRNLEGIENKNEEQLRRLLGKVLEGNKYLLVLDDLWNDDRQRWLELRPLLMVGSRGSKILVTTRNLSVGLATDANSVIHDLHGLSEDKSWDLFRKMAFGDGEESLDWRLEEMGRVIVKKCAGVPLAIKTIGSLLYGKKEKEWLNFKERELPKIDKSDHGIMEALKLSYDHLPSHLKHFFAYCALFPKDYVFDKMTMIQLWMAQGFIESLDENEDLEEAGDRYVSDLLCRSFLEVEAIDDYTGEVTMFKMHDLMHDLALNVAGDECQMINLNEGSTSGGIRHASFGSQSPSLQNVALLLEANNLRTVLFLETWRTSESNFPPNEYRGILSKFRHCRTLGLGYVDFYP encoded by the exons atGGCAGAAGCAGTTCTCTTCAGCCTTGCCACCAACATACTGAATAGCCTCGCCGCCGAAGCGGTGAAACCTGGAGGCTCCTTCGCTTCTCAGAAGATCCAGTTGCTCTGCGGTGCCGAGAATGAGCTCCAAAGCCTTAAAGATACCATCGAGGTCATCCAAGCTGTGCTTTCGGATGCCGAGAAGCAGCAATTGCACAACCAACAGGTCAAGCTCTGGCTCAAGAGGCTCAAGGACGTTCTGTACGACGTACAGGACTTGCTCGACGATGTTGCAACCGAAGATCTGAGGCGGAAGGTCGCTTCCGGCAACAAGATGTCGAAAGCGGTACGCGTTTTCTTCTCTAAATCAAATCAGCTTGCATACCGCCTCAAAGTGGGTAATAAGATTCAGGAACTTAGGAAGAAACTAGATCGGATTAAAACAGATAAGGAGTTCTTAAATTTAGAGCAGCGTCGGAACGAGGAAACTCGTGCTATtgtgaggaggaggagaactcCCGCAATTGAGCGCGAGGAAGATATAATTGGTAGGGAAGAGGATAAGAAGGCGATCATCGCACATTTGCTCGATTCCTCCTCTAGAGAGAGTGTGTCGGTTGTTTCCATCGTCGGTATAGGAGGAATGGGAAAAACCGCGCTTGCTGATCTGGTATACAAAGATGAAAAGGTGAAAGACTGTTTCGAGCTAAAGATATGGGTGTGTCATGGGGATCCTAAAATCTTTGATGTGGATTTGATCGTCAAAGAAATGCTGAAATATGTCAAAGATGAGGGTCAAGGTGATCCTGAGATGAGGAGAAATCTGGAAGGCATTGAGAATAAAAATGAGGAACAGTTGCGGAGGCTCCTTGGTAAAGTACTAGAAGGGAACAAGTACTTGCTTGTTTTGGATGACTTGTGGAATGATGATCGGCAGAGATGGTTGGAGCTTCGACCATTGCTGATGGTGGGCTCAAGGGGGAGCAAGATACTCGTCACCACGCGCAATCTGTCGGTTGGGCTTGCTACAGATGCGAATTCAGTGATCCATGATCTACATGGCTTGTCTGAAGATAAGTCATGGGACTTGTTCAGGAAAATGGCTTTTGGAGATGGGGAAGAATCATTAGACTGGAGATTGGAGGAGATGGGTCGAGTTATAGTTAAAAAATGCGCCGGTGTCCCCCTTGCCATCAAGACGATAGGTAGCCTTCTAtacggcaaaaaggaaaaagagtggCTCAATTTCAAAGAGCGTGAACTTCCAAAAATAGACAAGTCAGATCACGGAATTATGGAAGCTCTCAAGCTCAGCTACGATCATCTTCCGTCGCATTTGAAGCATTTTTTTGCATATTGTGCTTTGTTTCCAAAAGATTATGTCTTCGATAAAATGACGATGATACAGCTTTGGATGGCACAAGGATTTATTGAGTCATTGGATGAGAACGAGGACCTAGAAGAGGCCGGGGATCGATATGTCTCGGACCTACTGTGTAGGTCCTTCCTCGAGGTTGAAGCAATCGATGATTACACTGGTGAGGTGACAATGTTCAAGATGCACGATCTCATGCACGATCTTGCCTTGAATGTGGCAGGAGATGAGTGCCAAATGATTAATCTCAATGAAGGCAGCACCAGTGGAGGAATTCGACATGCATCATTTGGTTCACAATCGCCCTCGCTGCAAAATGTGGCTTTGCTACTTGAAGCTAACAATTTACGGACAGTTCTCTTTTTGGAGACTTGGAGAACATCTGAATCGAACTTTCCTCCAAATGAATATCGTGGGATTCTCTCCAAGTTTAGGCATTGTCGAACATTGGGTTTGGGCTATGTAGATTTCT ACCCTTAA